From Numida meleagris isolate 19003 breed g44 Domestic line chromosome 4, NumMel1.0, whole genome shotgun sequence, the proteins below share one genomic window:
- the TXK gene encoding tyrosine-protein kinase TXK has translation MKEGLHFHVNISRKPDMILSTYHTIQSVFCCCCCCTVQKRAMRTKVNVDPDTDLDTQYSASQSEDSYAPTWKCRKKKLHVKNKPLPPLPAEALEDYAKNLKVIALYDFFARGPSDLTLKQSEEYIILEQYDPHWWKARDQYGNEGLIPSNYVTENTKSNLETYEWYCKNINRSQAELLLRQKSKEGSFVVRDSSQQGILILSVYSQSKGSHSGDIRHYQIKKKHLKQYYVAEKYLFSSIPELIQYHQHNAAGLITRLRHPVRSAGCHSPATAGFSYEEWELNPSELTFMKELGRGQFGIVHLGKWKATIKVAIKKINEGAMSEDDFMEEAKVMMKLSHPKLVQLYGVCTRQTPLYVVTEFLENGCLLNYLRQRRGKFNRDMLLGICLDVCEGMEYLERNNFIHRDLAARNCLVNAEHTVKVSDFGMARYVIDDEYISSSGAKFPIKWSSPEVFHFKKYSSKSDVWSFGVLMWEVFTEGKMPFESKSNYEVVREISAGNRLYRPHLASHTVYKVMYSCWHEKPEGRPAFAELVETLTDIMEMG, from the exons ATGAAGGAAGGTTTGCATTTTCATGTGAATATAAGCAGAAAACCAGATATGATTCTTTCAACCT ATCACACCATCCAGtctgtcttctgctgctgttgctgctgcacagtgcaAAAACG aGCAATGAGAACAAAGGTAAATGTGGACCCTGATACTGACCTGGACACCCAGTACTCAGCCTCTCAATCAGAGGATTCCTATGCACCTACTTGGAAGTGTAGG aaaaagaaattgcacGTAAAGAACAAGCCATTGCCTCCTCTACCTGCTGAGGCTTTAGAAGACTATGCAAAAAACCTCAAAGTTATTGCACTGTATGACTTTTTTGCTAGAGGACCCTCTGATTTAACACTCAAGCAGTCAGAAGAATACATTATCCTTGAACAGTACGATCCCCACTGGTGGAAGGCAAGAGACCAGTATGG GAATGAAGGTCTAATTCCTAGCAACTATGTTACTGAGAACACAAAAAGTAATTTAGAAACATATGA GTGGTACTGCAAAAACATCAACAGGAGCCAGGCAGAACTACTCTTGCGACAGAAG tccAAAGAAGGCTCATTTGTTGTCAGAGATTCAAGCCAACAGGGAATCCTTATACTGTCTGTCTACTCACAGTCTAAAGG AAGTCATAGTGGAGACATTCGACATtatcaaattaagaaaaaacacttgaaaCAGTATTATGTAGCAGAAAAATATCTCTTCTCCTCTATTCCTGAGCTCATTCAATATCATCAACACAATGCTGCAG GTCTTATCACTCGTCTCCGACATCCAGTCAGATCAGCTGGATGTCATTCACCAGCAACAGCAGGATTTAGTTATG AGGAGTGGGAATTGAATCCCTCAGAACTGACGTTTATGAAAGAGCTTGGGCGTGGGCAGTTTGGAATCGTTCATCTGGGTAAATGGAAAGCAACCATCAAGGTTGCCatcaaaaaaatcaatgaaGGTGCGATGTCTGAAGACGATTTCATGGAGGAGGCCAAAGTGATGAT GAAACTATCCCACCCAAAACTGGTCCAGCTGTACGGGGTGTGCACTCGCCAGACGCCTCTCTATGTGGTGACTGAATTCCTGGAGAATGGCTGCTTGCTCAACTACCTGCGGCAGCGGCGGGGGAAGTTCAACAGAGACATGCTGCTGGGCATATGCCTGGATGTGTGTGAAGGGATGGAGTATCTGGAGAGAAATAACTTTATTCACCGTGATTTA GCTGCAAGGAACTGTTTAGTCAATGCTGAGCACACAGTTAAAGTATCCGACTTTGGCATGGCAAG GTATGTTATTGATGATGAATACATCAGCTCTTCAGGTGCCAAGTTTCCAATCAAGTGGTCATCTCCTGAGGTCTTCCATTTCAAAAAGTACAGCAGTAAATCTGACGTCTGGTCATTTG GTGTACTGATGTGGGAAGttttcacagaaggaaaaatgccttTTGAAAGCAAATCAAATTATGAAGTTGTCCGTGAGATTTCTGCAGGTAACCGACTTTATCGACCACATTTGGCATCGCACACTGTGTACAAAGTCATGTACAGCTGCTGGCATGag aagcCTGAAGGACGTCCTGCTTTTGCGGAGTTGGTAGAAACCCTCACAGATATAATGGAGATGGGATAA